A part of Paenibacillus sp. IHBB 10380 genomic DNA contains:
- the murQ gene encoding N-acetylmuramic acid 6-phosphate etherase: MDQYLAGLTTEEINPDTLMFDECSTEEMLQLMNQQDSKVPGAVAAVIPEIAKAVDILHDVFKNGGRMFYIGAGTSGRLGVLDASECPPTFGTDPLWVQGHIAGGDTALRVAIEGFEDNAEEGSALIERCGVTSKDAVIGISSSGSAQFVIASLTRANAIGAATIGLVNNNNSKLESVCNVCIAPVVGPEVIMGSTRLKAGTAQKLVLNMLSTCTMVKLGKTYNNLMVDLKASNIKLVDRSIRIIKAATGKDTDTATKYLEKASLNCKLAIMMIKTGLEAERAEQVLEQCEGSLKKAIRTFSNVV; the protein is encoded by the coding sequence ATGGATCAATATCTTGCGGGACTGACTACAGAGGAGATTAACCCAGATACGCTGATGTTCGATGAATGTTCAACAGAGGAAATGTTGCAACTCATGAATCAGCAAGATTCGAAGGTTCCGGGTGCGGTTGCAGCAGTAATTCCGGAAATCGCTAAGGCAGTTGATATTTTACATGATGTGTTCAAAAATGGTGGCAGAATGTTTTACATAGGAGCGGGTACTTCAGGGAGACTTGGTGTCCTTGACGCGTCCGAATGTCCACCGACATTTGGCACTGATCCACTGTGGGTGCAAGGGCATATTGCAGGTGGTGATACGGCATTGAGAGTAGCTATTGAAGGGTTCGAAGACAACGCAGAGGAGGGAAGTGCGTTAATCGAGCGTTGCGGTGTGACTTCGAAGGATGCGGTTATTGGAATTTCATCCAGCGGGAGTGCCCAATTCGTCATTGCTAGTTTAACGAGGGCTAATGCCATTGGTGCAGCAACGATTGGTTTAGTGAATAACAACAATTCTAAACTTGAAAGCGTTTGCAATGTGTGTATCGCTCCTGTGGTTGGACCAGAAGTGATTATGGGCTCTACAAGATTGAAAGCGGGTACTGCACAGAAGCTAGTTCTTAATATGCTATCAACCTGTACGATGGTGAAGCTTGGAAAGACGTATAACAATCTCATGGTAGATTTAAAGGCAAGTAATATCAAATTGGTTGATCGGTCCATTCGTATTATTAAGGCAGCAACGGGCAAGGACACGGATACGGCAACCAAATACTTAGAAAAGGCATCCCTGAATTGTAAACTCGCGATTATGATGATCAAAACGGGTTTGGAAGCAGAGAGGGCAGAGCAAGTGCTAGAGCAATGCGAAGGTAGTTTAAAGAAAGCCATTCGTACATTCAGTAACGTTGTTTAG
- a CDS encoding ABC transporter substrate-binding protein produces MSKKGHVFASILAVTMALTTMTACGNSSNTGGSNQANPADSGSTTTVAKDTITALLPPVSGNFQDNFAQMEKDFTELYPNLTLKIEPASWEDMTQKLDTQVNAGSPPDIAFIGSDGISKYMEQEMLMDITDTATPEMIADYDEKPLEYMKRGEGLYGFPGYMEVHALGGNRVFLEEAGIDWKSIQKSGWTYEEFREAIKNGVVKEGGKTSRYGFVFATAGVASKDYLNILIKNAGMPAAFNKDLKFAYTSKNYLEVLKAVRELIDDGSMPKELSSVDAGKRWNMFLTGQTMITGKGLATFENSANKNNEKIKANDGSAVQGSIEAEYIVLPVPSFLGEEPMSSTVVDGYVTFRGKKEPTAEHKENVVKAAYFLASGKVSATTNNDLFAAHITKSGRKAAESMTINRNPDNVEAVEVLLSHATPARPDIPAELGAKAIKIEDEVIIPKLQALLAGEITPEDMYEEVHSAAIKAFGEDGVVKD; encoded by the coding sequence ATGAGTAAAAAAGGACATGTTTTTGCATCAATATTGGCTGTAACTATGGCTTTGACGACGATGACAGCATGTGGAAACTCATCAAATACCGGAGGTTCCAACCAAGCTAATCCTGCAGACTCAGGCAGCACGACGACAGTGGCAAAAGACACGATTACGGCTCTACTTCCTCCGGTATCAGGTAATTTTCAAGATAATTTCGCGCAAATGGAGAAAGATTTTACTGAATTATATCCTAATTTAACATTGAAGATAGAACCTGCGAGTTGGGAAGATATGACGCAGAAGCTGGATACACAGGTTAATGCCGGTAGCCCTCCGGATATTGCCTTCATCGGTTCGGATGGGATTTCAAAATATATGGAGCAGGAAATGCTCATGGACATCACGGATACAGCTACACCAGAGATGATCGCTGATTATGATGAGAAACCATTAGAATACATGAAAAGAGGCGAGGGTCTTTACGGCTTCCCGGGATATATGGAAGTTCATGCATTGGGCGGAAATAGAGTGTTTCTAGAAGAAGCGGGTATAGATTGGAAAAGTATTCAGAAAAGTGGTTGGACATATGAGGAATTCCGTGAAGCCATCAAAAATGGCGTAGTTAAAGAGGGGGGCAAAACTTCTCGTTACGGATTTGTATTCGCTACCGCTGGCGTTGCTTCTAAAGATTACTTGAATATCTTGATCAAGAACGCGGGTATGCCAGCTGCATTTAATAAGGACTTGAAATTCGCTTACACTAGCAAGAACTATTTGGAAGTCTTAAAAGCGGTTCGTGAACTTATTGATGATGGTTCAATGCCTAAAGAGCTCAGTTCGGTGGATGCAGGTAAACGTTGGAATATGTTCCTTACGGGTCAAACCATGATCACAGGTAAAGGTCTTGCTACTTTTGAGAATTCTGCTAATAAAAATAATGAGAAGATTAAAGCCAATGATGGTAGTGCCGTACAAGGAAGTATTGAGGCTGAATATATAGTCTTGCCTGTTCCTTCATTCTTGGGTGAGGAACCCATGTCAAGTACTGTTGTTGATGGATATGTTACTTTCCGTGGTAAAAAGGAACCAACAGCGGAGCATAAAGAAAATGTAGTGAAAGCAGCGTACTTCTTAGCAAGCGGTAAAGTATCAGCAACGACAAATAATGATCTCTTCGCAGCACATATCACGAAAAGCGGTAGAAAAGCTGCTGAAAGCATGACAATTAACAGAAACCCTGACAATGTTGAAGCGGTTGAAGTTCTCCTGTCTCACGCTACACCTGCACGTCCAGATATCCCAGCAGAATTAGGTGCAAAAGCGATCAAAATTGAAGATGAAGTCATTATTCCAAAATTACAAGCGTTACTGGCTGGTGAAATAACTCCTGAAGATATGTATGAAGAGGTCCATTCGGCAGCGATTAAAGCATTCGGTGAAGACGGAGTTGTAAAGGATTAG
- a CDS encoding carbohydrate ABC transporter permease: MIQSAKPIKKLSLLKRRRKGIKGDEAWGYAFIAVALVVFAMFTAYPVVSAFIISFQQYKPLGATFIGFENYINALTDSLFWKSIKNTIVYTVLTVPVALLISFSVAILILPLKKWLQTTFKAVYYLPAVASGVSLSVVWLWMYDPMSTGIFNKLIGLFGIQNQNWLGSSSTSMLSLVIMAWLSSHGTSIIIYIAGLLGIDDSYYEAAELDGASFLQKLWYIVIPCLKPTTLFLLVTGVIGSFQVFQNAYLMTGGGPDNSTTMVGLLIFNNAFKYFEFGKAAAQSLILALIIAGISLFQFKFLGNDVEY; encoded by the coding sequence ATGATTCAGTCAGCTAAACCGATAAAAAAACTTAGCCTGCTAAAAAGGCGTAGAAAAGGAATAAAAGGAGATGAAGCTTGGGGATATGCATTTATCGCCGTGGCTTTGGTGGTATTTGCGATGTTTACGGCTTACCCCGTTGTTAGCGCTTTCATTATCAGTTTTCAGCAATACAAACCGCTGGGTGCCACCTTTATAGGTTTTGAAAATTATATTAATGCTTTAACGGACTCCCTATTTTGGAAATCCATAAAAAATACTATTGTGTATACCGTATTAACGGTACCCGTTGCCTTACTTATTTCATTTTCAGTCGCAATTTTGATTCTGCCGTTGAAGAAATGGTTACAGACGACCTTCAAAGCAGTCTATTATCTCCCAGCTGTTGCTTCTGGCGTATCCTTATCCGTTGTCTGGCTCTGGATGTATGATCCGATGTCAACTGGAATTTTCAATAAGCTTATTGGACTATTCGGTATTCAGAACCAGAACTGGTTGGGGTCTAGTAGTACCTCCATGCTCTCATTGGTGATTATGGCTTGGCTATCTAGCCATGGTACAAGTATTATCATCTATATCGCTGGGTTATTAGGCATTGACGATAGCTACTACGAAGCGGCAGAGCTGGATGGTGCATCTTTCTTGCAAAAGTTATGGTACATCGTCATTCCTTGTCTAAAGCCAACGACGTTATTCCTATTGGTAACCGGTGTCATTGGTTCTTTCCAGGTGTTTCAAAATGCCTACTTGATGACAGGCGGGGGGCCAGACAATTCAACAACGATGGTAGGATTGCTCATTTTTAATAATGCATTTAAGTATTTCGAATTCGGAAAGGCGGCAGCTCAATCTCTGATATTGGCGCTAATTATTGCTGGAATCTCATTGTTTCAATTTAAATTCCTTGGAAATGACGTGGAATATTAA
- a CDS encoding carbohydrate ABC transporter permease — MSLYNKYTGNKKIKYTRNAALIIVLIMFALATLFPIYFMVISSFGDPVEAGAMSYSLFPTKISLDSYKFFFNYSVYSYRWLLNSLIVAGSVMISNVFFASLAGYAFSKIKFKGRKVLFALLLCAMMIPYQVTQVPLYILIVNIFHIQNTYSALILPGLVTVYNIFLAKQFMTTIPTEILECAKIEGCNQFQTFFRIILPLSKTILAVMAILTFMDSWNTFFWPFLVTNTMDMQTIQVGLKNFRFANTTYFAPMMAGAAISALPMFILFFSLQKYFLEGVTVGAVKG, encoded by the coding sequence ATGTCATTATATAACAAGTATACTGGGAACAAAAAAATAAAATATACCCGAAATGCTGCTTTGATAATTGTACTCATCATGTTTGCATTGGCAACGTTATTCCCCATCTACTTTATGGTCATTTCCTCCTTTGGAGATCCTGTCGAAGCAGGCGCGATGAGTTATTCATTATTCCCTACAAAGATATCTCTGGACTCCTATAAGTTTTTCTTTAATTACAGTGTATATTCCTACAGATGGCTCTTAAACTCTCTTATTGTGGCGGGTAGCGTCATGATATCCAACGTGTTTTTTGCCAGTCTGGCAGGGTATGCATTTTCCAAAATTAAATTCAAAGGCAGGAAGGTGCTGTTCGCTTTACTCCTTTGTGCGATGATGATCCCTTACCAGGTAACACAGGTACCTTTGTACATTCTGATTGTAAATATTTTTCATATTCAAAATACCTACAGTGCGCTAATTCTGCCTGGTCTCGTCACTGTATATAATATTTTTCTCGCAAAACAGTTTATGACCACGATTCCGACAGAGATTCTAGAATGTGCCAAAATTGAAGGCTGCAATCAGTTTCAAACATTTTTTAGAATCATCTTGCCTTTATCCAAAACGATATTAGCTGTCATGGCGATCCTTACCTTTATGGACAGCTGGAACACTTTCTTCTGGCCGTTCCTTGTCACTAATACTATGGATATGCAGACCATTCAAGTGGGCTTGAAGAACTTTCGGTTTGCCAACACTACTTATTTCGCACCGATGATGGCAGGCGCCGCCATATCTGCTCTTCCGATGTTTATTCTCTTTTTCAGCCTGCAAAAGTATTTCCTAGAGGGTGTTACCGTGGGAGCGGTGAAAGGATAA
- a CDS encoding anhydro-N-acetylmuramic acid kinase codes for MTSIYNSVDNRRYVVGLMSGTSVDGMDAAVVEIIGIPSNQLQVRLLAFENTPYPVEVREGIFELFDPEKATVDKIGCMNMLLGELYAEAALSVIAKAELAPGDIEVIGSHGQTIYHAPEIQQIQGYPVHYTVQIGEGAVISARTGIPCVTDFRMADMAMGGQGAPLVPFTEYLLYREDQRTMLLQNIGGIGNITVIPAGCTSEQVFAFDTGPGNMLIDGVVAKLSLGEQTMDVGGAIAQKGRVDSDLLHLLQQESYYTLPLPKSTGRERFGSFYVDKLLSYQQEHRLSSEDLIATITMLTAWSIAEAYRLFIRNDYPSDVMVVGGGGSYNPVLMKFLQQEMEPMGVQVLTQEDVGQSSDAKEAIAFAVLADYTLARLPNNLPNVTGAQRSVIMGKISY; via the coding sequence ATGACTAGCATATATAATTCTGTGGACAACCGTCGCTATGTTGTGGGGTTGATGTCTGGTACTTCTGTGGATGGCATGGATGCAGCTGTGGTTGAAATCATCGGCATTCCTAGTAATCAACTGCAAGTCAGACTCCTTGCGTTCGAGAATACCCCTTATCCCGTAGAAGTTAGAGAAGGAATTTTTGAATTATTTGACCCTGAGAAAGCAACAGTAGACAAAATTGGATGCATGAACATGTTACTTGGTGAACTATATGCAGAGGCTGCACTATCTGTGATCGCGAAAGCAGAGCTTGCTCCTGGAGATATTGAAGTCATTGGTTCCCACGGGCAGACGATTTATCATGCTCCAGAAATTCAGCAAATACAGGGTTATCCTGTGCATTATACAGTACAGATCGGTGAAGGCGCCGTGATATCTGCCAGAACAGGGATTCCCTGCGTAACTGACTTTCGTATGGCTGATATGGCTATGGGCGGACAGGGTGCGCCACTCGTTCCATTTACGGAGTATCTGTTGTACCGCGAGGATCAACGAACCATGCTCTTGCAGAATATTGGGGGTATCGGCAATATTACTGTCATTCCTGCGGGCTGCACATCCGAGCAGGTATTTGCTTTTGACACGGGGCCAGGTAACATGCTGATCGACGGTGTCGTGGCGAAACTATCATTAGGAGAACAGACGATGGATGTAGGGGGAGCTATTGCTCAAAAGGGGCGTGTAGATTCCGATCTTCTTCATCTATTACAGCAAGAATCGTACTACACGCTACCTTTACCAAAATCTACGGGTAGAGAACGGTTTGGCTCTTTTTATGTAGATAAGTTACTTAGCTATCAACAAGAACATCGACTTTCTTCGGAAGATCTTATAGCAACAATCACGATGCTCACGGCATGGTCGATTGCAGAGGCTTATCGCCTCTTTATCCGTAATGATTATCCATCAGATGTTATGGTAGTGGGCGGTGGAGGAAGCTATAATCCCGTGCTGATGAAGTTTCTTCAACAAGAGATGGAACCCATGGGCGTGCAGGTGCTTACTCAGGAGGATGTTGGTCAGAGTAGTGATGCCAAAGAGGCGATTGCTTTCGCTGTGCTTGCTGACTATACATTAGCTAGACTACCCAATAATCTTCCTAACGTTACAGGAGCTCAAAGATCTGTGATTATGGGGAAAATATCATACTAG
- a CDS encoding GNAT family N-acetyltransferase has protein sequence MIKSWDNQYFDGVIALWNKEAVEDGYKELTETSFADIFLSNSYFDRETAFVLLESDIVKGFACGCTGDDLPWGDVAGYVTCIVLSSDCQSDDYYKLLLESLEKRFQHLGKRQADILFFNPMLLPWYIPGTPKYEHNNAPGVPLDSKLYPFLLSQGYVDRSRECAMYLNLADFFISEDMKAKEEKAVTEGYKVERFDLEKHSGVVEMLARLNNPLWDTQIPKYIADGVPMVIVAYEGRVVGFAGPVICQDNGRAFFAGIGVHPSHEGHGLGSILFFKLCEAFQNINTTYMSLFTGRNNPAMRIYEKAGFQHAREFSVMRRE, from the coding sequence ATGATTAAGTCTTGGGATAACCAGTATTTCGACGGTGTTATTGCATTGTGGAACAAGGAAGCCGTGGAAGATGGCTATAAAGAGCTTACTGAAACTAGCTTCGCAGATATCTTCTTGTCTAATTCTTATTTTGATAGAGAAACAGCATTTGTTTTACTGGAATCGGATATCGTAAAAGGCTTTGCCTGTGGATGTACAGGAGATGATTTACCTTGGGGTGACGTGGCAGGCTATGTCACCTGTATCGTCTTATCTAGTGACTGTCAATCCGATGACTATTACAAGTTATTGTTAGAATCATTAGAGAAACGATTTCAACATTTGGGTAAAAGGCAGGCGGATATCCTGTTCTTTAATCCTATGTTATTACCTTGGTATATACCAGGTACACCGAAGTATGAACACAACAATGCACCCGGTGTGCCGTTGGATAGCAAGCTTTATCCGTTCCTATTAAGTCAAGGATATGTAGATCGTTCAAGAGAATGTGCTATGTATCTGAATTTAGCTGATTTCTTCATTTCAGAAGATATGAAAGCGAAAGAAGAAAAAGCAGTAACAGAAGGTTACAAGGTAGAACGATTTGATCTGGAAAAGCACAGTGGAGTCGTTGAGATGCTAGCCCGATTGAATAATCCCTTATGGGATACACAGATTCCTAAATATATAGCAGACGGTGTACCCATGGTGATTGTAGCTTATGAAGGAAGAGTTGTTGGATTCGCAGGCCCAGTGATCTGTCAGGATAATGGTAGAGCTTTCTTTGCCGGAATTGGGGTGCATCCAAGTCATGAGGGGCATGGCCTCGGCAGCATTCTTTTCTTTAAACTATGTGAAGCATTCCAGAACATCAATACAACATATATGTCCCTATTTACCGGAAGAAACAATCCTGCAATGCGTATTTACGAAAAGGCTGGTTTTCAGCATGCAAGAGAATTTTCTGTCATGAGAAGGGAGTAG
- a CDS encoding exo-beta-N-acetylmuramidase NamZ family protein — MIRNGIDCIAQYAHLFKGKRLGLITSPTGLSHDFVSTIQILHENFNLVALFSPEHGVRGDQDAGALVDTYLDPVTGVPVHSLYRKDSKRLTQQMLDAVDLVVYDIQDVGVRYYTFIYTMLYAVEDCAKAGKEFVVLDRINPLDGVTVEGNIMKQGYQSFVGNYPLSVRYGLTAGEVAMMANDQMQWSCELNVVRCDGWDRRLQFPEIGRIWVQPSMGIPRFESALLYSGTCIFEGTNISEGRGTTFPFEIIGAPFIQPEQLADEMNGMKLPGVLFRPVFFKPTFSKHQGELCGGVQLHVTDARAIHAVETGVTLMYTIRQRYEEFSFLPPLKENARPFIDLLCGDKLYRENSVDVSALLEQFREESRGFAQIKQVYHLY, encoded by the coding sequence ATGATCCGAAACGGAATTGACTGTATTGCGCAATACGCCCACTTATTCAAGGGGAAGCGCTTGGGACTGATTACGTCACCAACGGGATTAAGCCATGACTTTGTATCCACGATTCAAATTCTGCATGAGAATTTCAACCTTGTCGCACTGTTTTCACCAGAACATGGTGTGCGTGGCGATCAAGATGCAGGCGCTCTAGTAGATACCTATCTGGACCCTGTTACAGGTGTACCTGTACATAGTTTGTATCGTAAGGATTCCAAGCGACTGACTCAGCAAATGTTGGATGCGGTAGATCTGGTCGTATACGATATTCAGGATGTGGGAGTGCGCTACTATACCTTTATCTACACGATGCTCTATGCTGTGGAAGACTGTGCTAAAGCAGGCAAAGAGTTTGTCGTTCTCGACCGAATCAATCCGCTCGACGGTGTTACAGTGGAAGGAAATATTATGAAGCAAGGATATCAATCTTTTGTCGGGAATTATCCACTTAGTGTGCGCTATGGGTTGACTGCTGGCGAGGTAGCTATGATGGCCAACGACCAGATGCAGTGGAGTTGTGAACTAAATGTGGTTCGATGTGACGGCTGGGATCGGAGATTGCAATTCCCTGAAATCGGCCGAATCTGGGTACAGCCATCCATGGGCATACCACGATTTGAATCAGCGCTACTGTATAGCGGTACTTGTATATTTGAGGGTACCAACATCTCTGAGGGGAGAGGTACTACATTTCCTTTTGAAATTATAGGAGCACCATTTATCCAACCAGAGCAACTAGCGGATGAAATGAATGGGATGAAGCTACCTGGAGTGTTATTCCGACCGGTATTTTTCAAGCCTACATTTTCTAAACACCAGGGAGAGCTATGCGGCGGCGTGCAGCTGCATGTAACGGATGCTCGTGCCATACACGCTGTGGAGACGGGTGTTACGCTGATGTATACCATCAGGCAACGCTATGAGGAATTTTCCTTCTTGCCACCGCTGAAGGAAAATGCGAGACCTTTTATTGATTTGTTGTGTGGGGATAAGCTGTACCGTGAGAATTCAGTAGATGTTTCGGCTTTATTAGAGCAATTTCGTGAGGAAAGTCGGGGATTCGCACAGATCAAGCAGGTGTATCATCTGTATTAA
- a CDS encoding N-acetylglucosamine kinase: protein MRYVAGLDGGGTKTAVTVADETGLVVHTFISGAINYNGQDEASIRRSFQEICVTLAKVCGSLDHCVMICIGAAGVSNPTVISRIESNVRDCGYEGGLIITGDHETALYGAQDHLHGMILIAGTGSICYGKNECGLSHRTGGYGHLIDDEGSGYSIGRDILKTVVQANDGRLPPTEMTRMVYKQLRVETVQQIVGFVYDKSTNKKDIAALAPILTDACALGDEAALTIARKSASSLFELVVPIVEKLSLQEGTLAMAGSVLLKVTFVQDVFIKMMKQHYPGIQCIIAKKDAASGAVLMALNHLNEVH from the coding sequence ATGAGATACGTTGCAGGATTGGATGGCGGTGGTACAAAAACTGCGGTGACAGTAGCCGATGAGACTGGACTCGTAGTGCATACTTTTATATCCGGTGCTATTAACTATAATGGACAGGACGAAGCTAGTATTCGTCGTAGTTTCCAAGAGATTTGTGTAACCCTTGCAAAGGTGTGCGGTAGTTTGGATCATTGCGTAATGATCTGCATCGGTGCGGCTGGAGTCAGTAATCCTACGGTCATCTCTCGGATAGAGTCTAATGTCAGAGATTGCGGGTATGAGGGAGGACTGATCATCACTGGAGATCACGAAACGGCTCTTTACGGTGCACAAGATCATTTGCATGGCATGATTCTCATTGCTGGTACCGGGTCGATCTGTTATGGGAAAAATGAATGCGGTCTTTCTCATCGCACGGGTGGTTATGGTCACCTCATTGATGATGAGGGCAGTGGTTACAGTATCGGTCGGGATATCCTCAAGACTGTGGTTCAGGCGAATGATGGTCGTTTACCTCCAACAGAAATGACGAGGATGGTGTATAAGCAGCTTCGTGTGGAGACGGTTCAGCAGATCGTTGGTTTTGTGTATGATAAAAGCACCAATAAAAAGGACATCGCTGCTTTGGCTCCTATTTTGACAGATGCCTGTGCGTTGGGAGACGAAGCAGCTCTGACCATTGCCAGAAAAAGCGCAAGCTCCTTGTTCGAACTGGTGGTTCCTATCGTGGAAAAACTGTCTCTGCAGGAAGGAACCCTTGCTATGGCGGGCAGCGTTCTACTCAAGGTTACCTTTGTTCAGGACGTTTTTATAAAAATGATGAAACAGCATTATCCCGGGATACAATGTATCATTGCCAAAAAGGATGCAGCTAGTGGTGCAGTGCTTATGGCGTTGAACCATTTAAATGAAGTTCATTAG
- a CDS encoding permease prefix domain 1-containing protein, with protein MRKIKDHVKELFNDIPASEQKELMMQDIIQNLEEKVSDLMFSGKDEEDAINKTIVEFGDIEDIKKELGTNPLPLRNQKRFSLHLGFSLWGSGLITALFVFINLYYSPDVIWFVYPVFAVAWWPLAMFYKWLGMK; from the coding sequence ATGCGTAAAATTAAAGATCATGTTAAGGAATTATTTAATGATATCCCTGCAAGTGAACAAAAGGAACTGATGATGCAAGACATTATTCAGAACCTGGAAGAGAAAGTAAGTGATTTGATGTTCAGTGGTAAAGACGAGGAAGATGCCATTAATAAGACCATCGTTGAGTTTGGTGATATTGAGGATATTAAAAAAGAGCTTGGTACGAACCCACTGCCCCTTAGAAACCAAAAACGCTTTTCTTTGCATTTAGGATTCTCACTTTGGGGAAGCGGACTTATTACGGCATTGTTTGTATTCATTAATCTTTATTATTCACCCGATGTGATCTGGTTCGTGTATCCTGTGTTCGCTGTAGCATGGTGGCCACTAGCGATGTTCTATAAATGGTTAGGAATGAAATAA
- a CDS encoding PadR family transcriptional regulator, giving the protein MVRSDIIRGHLDAIILRLIYEKDQYGYEISKEISLRTNDRFQIKEATLYAVFQRLERRELIESYFGDISHGGKRRYYKITKLGKAYFKETVEEWQEIKEIINIFMEGM; this is encoded by the coding sequence ATGGTTCGTAGTGACATAATTCGTGGGCATTTAGATGCTATTATTTTGCGGCTCATATATGAGAAGGATCAATACGGTTATGAAATATCCAAAGAGATCAGTTTGCGGACAAATGACCGCTTTCAGATTAAAGAGGCCACATTATATGCGGTATTCCAGAGGTTAGAAAGAAGAGAATTAATCGAATCTTATTTCGGAGACATTTCGCATGGAGGCAAACGTAGGTATTACAAAATTACGAAGCTTGGAAAGGCCTATTTCAAAGAAACTGTTGAAGAATGGCAAGAAATCAAGGAAATAATAAATATTTTTATGGAGGGTATGTAA
- a CDS encoding ketoacyl-ACP synthase III — MEQSKARITAIGSYVPVKKMTNFDLEKLVDTNDEWIVQRTGIKERRISEPDQYTSDMCVSAAQDLMQRYDKSLFDVDLILVATTTPDFIFPSVAAILQDKLGISSSVGAIDLSAACSGFAYALHVAEGMVASGLHRKVLVFGADTMSKITDYTDRTTCILFGDGAGVVLVEADPEQTSFLAYHQGTEGIGGAHVYLKGMAEKLKGAEMSNTGTLVQNGREVFRWAVRNVPEGVKAILEKSSYTTNDVDWFIPHSANLRIIEPICERTGIPLERTLYSLVNFGNTSAATIPLALDQGIRDGKVKDGECILIYGFGAGLTHAGLLLNWNPHPQVHLPESDL; from the coding sequence ATGGAGCAATCAAAAGCACGTATCACTGCCATCGGTTCCTATGTACCCGTTAAAAAAATGACGAATTTCGATTTGGAAAAGTTGGTGGATACCAATGATGAATGGATTGTGCAACGAACGGGGATTAAAGAGCGCCGTATAAGTGAACCTGATCAATATACGAGTGACATGTGCGTATCTGCCGCTCAGGATCTCATGCAGAGATATGATAAATCTTTATTTGATGTAGATTTAATCCTTGTGGCGACGACTACGCCAGATTTCATTTTTCCAAGCGTTGCAGCAATACTTCAAGACAAACTCGGCATTTCTAGTTCGGTAGGAGCCATTGATCTAAGCGCTGCTTGTTCTGGATTTGCTTATGCACTCCACGTGGCTGAAGGAATGGTGGCTTCTGGATTACATCGAAAAGTCCTCGTGTTTGGCGCGGATACGATGTCTAAAATTACGGATTATACAGATCGTACAACCTGTATATTGTTCGGGGATGGCGCTGGGGTCGTTTTGGTAGAAGCAGACCCAGAGCAAACAAGTTTTCTAGCGTACCATCAAGGAACAGAGGGTATCGGAGGAGCTCACGTATATTTGAAAGGCATGGCTGAGAAGTTGAAAGGTGCAGAAATGAGTAACACTGGAACACTTGTTCAAAATGGAAGAGAGGTATTTCGCTGGGCTGTTCGAAATGTTCCTGAAGGTGTAAAAGCGATTCTAGAAAAAAGTTCGTATACAACGAATGATGTGGATTGGTTTATTCCTCATAGTGCTAATTTACGTATCATTGAGCCGATCTGTGAACGCACGGGAATTCCACTTGAACGAACGTTATACAGTTTAGTGAATTTCGGTAATACTTCCGCAGCGACAATACCACTTGCTTTGGATCAAGGTATTCGTGATGGGAAGGTAAAGGATGGTGAGTGTATCCTGATTTATGGGTTTGGTGCAGGGCTCACACATGCAGGTCTGTTACTTAACTGGAATCCACATCCACAGGTTCATTTACCAGAGTCCGATTTATAA
- a CDS encoding VOC family protein, with protein MSVDVYLNFNGNCRDAVEFYAQVFGAGQPQIMSFGETPPNPEFPLPEEAKDLVMHSRLNIQGSNVMFSDVFPGMPFVAGNNISLAIVSKNIDDVKSLFDKLKDGGKVGMELQETFWSKCYGSVTDKFGIEWQFNYDNETQSCNT; from the coding sequence ATGTCTGTCGATGTATACCTTAATTTTAATGGAAACTGTCGTGATGCCGTAGAGTTTTACGCACAAGTATTTGGAGCAGGTCAACCCCAAATCATGTCCTTTGGAGAAACACCACCTAATCCAGAATTCCCTCTTCCGGAGGAAGCGAAAGATTTAGTCATGCACTCACGCCTTAACATCCAAGGAAGTAATGTTATGTTTTCCGATGTTTTCCCTGGTATGCCTTTTGTTGCAGGAAACAACATAAGTCTTGCAATCGTTAGTAAAAACATTGATGATGTTAAATCTTTGTTTGATAAACTAAAAGATGGCGGTAAGGTTGGCATGGAGCTTCAAGAAACATTCTGGAGCAAATGCTACGGCAGTGTAACCGATAAGTTCGGAATTGAATGGCAGTTTAACTATGATAATGAGACACAATCATGTAACACATAG